A DNA window from Arachis hypogaea cultivar Tifrunner chromosome 18, arahy.Tifrunner.gnm2.J5K5, whole genome shotgun sequence contains the following coding sequences:
- the LOC112772886 gene encoding uncharacterized protein, with protein sequence MSASGTEEERPELVCQLEHIQGLVDALSAVRWKRHQDAVLELSEHGIVLVVQESGCLQAKLYLKRELFVRYDYNAQVRPRFGLSLGIFVECLNAFSVPAHSTPIQIQYPGPDMQLLLKSVDSMDASICAEIRTRIPETVAWDYNFEPAGTNPLTFTVKSAALKEAIEDLEWPGSSIQVILEPDPPSVTLRAEGHGDLQIDFLYYANSDLLVAFQCDNRVSVKYKYKFLKATTSNMPSSVIKENRGSKLSIGRGGMLKVQHLVSIAKPLASHSYVDSIGYQQPGRVAHIEFFVKPEESDGSTND encoded by the exons ATGAGTGCGTCGGGTACAGAGGAGGAGAGGCCAGAGCTTGTGTGCCAGCTTGAACACATTCAAGGCCTTGTTGACGCCCTCTCCGCCGTTCGATGGAAGCGCCACCAGGACGCCGTCTTGGAGTTATCCGAACACGGCATTGTCCTCGTCGTTCAAGAAAGCGGTTGCCTCCAAGCCAAGCTTTATCTCAAACGCGAG CTGTTCGTTCGCTATGATTATAACGCTCAAGTACGACCTCGTTTTGGACTTAGTTTGGGGATTTTTGTGGAATGCTTGAATGCTTTCTCGGTTCCTGCTCACTCCACCCCCATTCAGATTCAATATCCAGGTCCTGATATGCAGCTTCTCCTCAA ATCTGTAGATTCGATGGATGCAAGCATTTGTGCAGAGATCAGAACAAGAATTCCCGAAACAGTTGCATGGGACTACAATTTTGAACCAGCTGGGACAAATCCCTTAACCTTTACAGTTAAG TCTGCAGCTCTAAAGGAAGCTATTGAAGATCTTGAATGGCCCGGGTCAAGCATCCAGGTTATTTTAGAGCCAGATCCTCCTTCTGTTACATTAAGAGCCGAAGGACATGGAGACTTGCAG ATAGACTTCCTGTATTATGCAAATTCTGATCTATTAGTGGCATTTCAGTGTGATAATCGAGTTTCAGTGAA GTATAAATATAAGTTCTTGAAAGCAACAACTTCTAATATGCCTAGCAGTGTGATTAAAGAAAATAGAGGAAGCAAGTTAAGCATAGGGAGGGGTGGAATGTTGAAAGTTCAGCATTTGGTTTCAATTGCCAAACCATTAGCCTCACATTCCTATGTTGATTCTATAGGCTATCAGCAACCAGGTCGGGTAGCTCATATTGAATTTTTCGTCAAACCAGAGGAAAGTGACGGCTCAACTAATGATTAA